CGTTGGGGGCGATCACGTTGGTGATGTTGAGCTGCGGCTCGTCGGTGAGCATGTCGGGGCGGGCGGCGGCGCGGTCGAGACGGGTGCCGCGCGCGTCGTTGACCGGATCCTCCTGCCGGTAGTCCCAGCGGATATGCGCGGTGTTCGGATTGGACGCCGCCTTGACCACGTCGAACGACAACTGCACCGGCTGATAGTAGGCCACGCCCGGCTGCGACACCGCATATTCGGTTTCCGTGCCCATCACCCGTCTGACGCTCATCCCGCGTCCTCCTTCCCAAAGCATGCGACCAGCAAGGCCCGCTCCACCCGACTCAACTGCTCACACTATATAACCCGGTCATCCTGAGCGCAGGACATCAGGCCAGATGGAACCGTCATCGCGCATCACGATGATACGCGGATTGTCGAGGTCTTCGATATCCGTCTGTATGTGCGTCACCATGACGATGCATTTGCCTTGCCGTTCCAGCGCACGAATAACCGCCATCGCGTCGGCGCGGCTGGCCGGGTCCATGCCCTGCGTAGGTTCGTCGAACAGATACGCGTCCCTGCTCAACAGGCAGGTGCAGTAGAGCATGGTCGTCTGCCGTTCCCCGCCGGACAGACGCGCGCAAGGACTATCCCATATCGGCGTGAGATGCCGTTGCCGCAGCCGTCGCATCTCAACGGATTCAGACTCGCTCTCCCCGGCCGCCATGCCACGATACAACGCAACCATCTGACCCACCCTTAATCCGGCGAATCCATCGGCACGCTGCGTCAGATAGGCGACGCTCGGCGAACCATCGGGAACACGCGCCGATCGAACGGCCAACGCATCCAGCACCATCGTCTTTCCTGCACCATTGGCGCCGAGCAACACCGAGACTCCACTATCCCCAACCAAGCACCGCGATATCGCGTCCACCAGCGAAGCCGGTGCGGAGTGATGCCGCGCGATCGGCCTGATGTCAATCCCATACAGGCATACGGCACCGGCGACGGCGTATACCAAGCCAACCGCCGCGACCCAACACACATCCGACACGGCGAACGGCATCCCGCAA
Above is a window of Bifidobacterium eulemuris DNA encoding:
- a CDS encoding ATP-binding cassette domain-containing protein, which encodes MGGINGIRKLSALYRAFLAEERNNLAGFVITLVLPSLLFVINNIAYAGRTVDPLAVLDGLSAYLSYIVFVSVWNGVAVRALVFREDGALQRLAYASGSWRVVLFANACAQVTILAAQTVVFVCVAQLTMRALDGRFVLLSFVGALLGVAIVPPCLAVLRLRVPPQTANMAMSVAIACMFVLAGVPARGLWVPLAMMLDPIRWLWTGMATVTAMLCGMPFAVSDVCWVAAVGLVYAVAGAVCLYGIDIRPIARHHSAPASLVDAISRCLVGDSGVSVLLGANGAGKTMVLDALAVRSARVPDGSPSVAYLTQRADGFAGLRVGQMVALYRGMAAGESESESVEMRRLRQRHLTPIWDSPCARLSGGERQTTMLYCTCLLSRDAYLFDEPTQGMDPASRADAMAVIRALERQGKCIVMVTHIQTDIEDLDNPRIIVMRDDGSIWPDVLRSG